In one Streptomyces sp. NBC_01241 genomic region, the following are encoded:
- the sigJ gene encoding RNA polymerase sigma factor SigJ yields the protein MTTRSEPRLGRPDASLSAITSERRQLINLAYRLLGSLAEAEDAVQETYVRWYAMSQQQQEAIESPGAWLTKVAGRICLDLLGSARARRESYVGEWIPEPLPDRTEWMNGRPGGGRGEPVDPADRVTLDESVDMAFLVVLESMTPAERVAFVLHDVFRYPFTEVAAIVGRTPGACRQLASSARRRIRAAAAPVAPTTRQAGVIRDFKHAWEAKDIAALVGLLDPDATMIADGGGRVGAVLRPVTGGERIARYISEIGGKAPGLTLLERSVNGRPGLVAQHGGVTVTVAAFGLADDRITHIWAVRNPEKLRPWTV from the coding sequence ATGACCACCCGATCCGAGCCCAGACTCGGCCGACCCGATGCGAGCCTGAGCGCGATCACGAGCGAGCGTCGGCAACTGATCAATCTCGCCTACCGGCTCCTCGGCTCCCTGGCCGAGGCCGAGGATGCCGTACAGGAGACCTACGTCCGCTGGTACGCCATGTCCCAGCAGCAGCAGGAGGCCATCGAGTCCCCCGGTGCCTGGCTGACGAAGGTGGCCGGTCGCATCTGTCTCGACCTGCTCGGCTCGGCGCGGGCGCGGCGCGAGAGCTATGTGGGCGAGTGGATCCCGGAGCCGCTGCCCGACCGTACGGAGTGGATGAACGGGCGGCCGGGTGGCGGCAGGGGTGAACCGGTCGACCCGGCCGACCGCGTCACCCTGGACGAGTCGGTCGACATGGCCTTCCTCGTTGTGCTCGAATCCATGACCCCGGCCGAACGGGTCGCGTTCGTCCTGCACGATGTCTTCCGGTACCCCTTCACCGAAGTGGCCGCGATCGTCGGCCGAACGCCGGGGGCGTGCCGGCAGCTGGCGTCGTCGGCCCGCCGTCGTATCCGTGCGGCAGCGGCTCCGGTGGCTCCGACGACCCGGCAGGCCGGCGTCATCAGGGACTTCAAGCACGCGTGGGAGGCCAAGGACATCGCCGCCCTCGTCGGCCTGCTCGACCCCGACGCCACGATGATCGCCGACGGCGGCGGCCGGGTCGGTGCGGTGCTCCGCCCGGTCACAGGCGGCGAGCGCATTGCCCGCTACATCAGCGAGATCGGCGGCAAGGCACCCGGCCTGACGCTCCTGGAACGTTCGGTCAACGGCCGGCCCGGTCTGGTGGCGCAGCACGGCGGCGTCACCGTGACGGTGGCCGCGTTCGGCCTCGCGGACGACCGGATCACGCACATCTGGGCGGTGCGCAACCCCGAGAAGCTCCGGCCGTGGACCGTGTAG
- a CDS encoding MarR family transcriptional regulator, translating to MATENISPALRTSASSRPYAKAGRGYGKRSAPDQRPAHADDFMLLPERERHIAGYVDHLPDGAAMDIKSLAKHIPLYGQMAVASALRALGVAGHLRHAQCRVEERGQVRWVTRTFWSRTARDNEWWGTFLNAENDRATQEATAPQPPPPAPAPPPVTPAEPADVPAIPQHRTPEPTPAHPSPAYLALARLGRLEPRLALSAADCTALEPLAAQWFTRGVGADYLTHALTSGLPTQVDSPIGFVRRRLNDKIPPHLPTTPTPTAPGSPTRRLMAECTRCGAPGHPEALPDGLCRPCHTPHPDPTHEQATGADTERDVRGLVAELRGMLKRP from the coding sequence ATGGCTACCGAGAACATTAGCCCCGCCCTGCGTACGTCCGCATCCTCGCGCCCGTACGCGAAAGCCGGCCGCGGCTACGGCAAGCGATCCGCACCCGACCAACGCCCCGCGCACGCCGACGACTTCATGCTGCTGCCCGAGCGTGAGCGCCACATCGCCGGGTACGTCGACCACCTGCCCGACGGCGCGGCCATGGACATCAAGTCACTGGCCAAGCACATCCCCCTGTACGGGCAGATGGCCGTCGCCAGCGCCCTCAGGGCACTGGGAGTGGCCGGTCACCTGCGGCACGCCCAGTGCCGGGTCGAGGAGCGCGGCCAGGTCCGCTGGGTCACCCGCACCTTCTGGTCCCGCACCGCCCGCGACAACGAATGGTGGGGCACCTTTCTGAACGCCGAGAACGACCGGGCCACCCAGGAAGCAACCGCTCCCCAGCCGCCGCCTCCGGCCCCGGCCCCGCCCCCCGTGACACCGGCCGAGCCCGCCGACGTGCCCGCCATCCCGCAGCATCGAACCCCCGAACCAACTCCGGCGCACCCCTCGCCCGCGTATCTCGCCCTGGCCCGACTGGGCCGCCTCGAACCACGCCTGGCCCTCTCCGCCGCCGACTGCACCGCCCTGGAACCTTTGGCCGCCCAGTGGTTCACCCGAGGCGTCGGCGCCGACTACCTCACCCACGCCCTCACCTCCGGCCTCCCCACCCAGGTCGACTCCCCCATCGGCTTCGTACGCCGCCGCCTCAACGACAAAATCCCACCCCACCTGCCCACCACCCCAACACCCACCGCACCAGGCTCCCCCACCCGCCGCCTCATGGCCGAATGCACCCGATGCGGCGCCCCCGGCCACCCCGAAGCGCTCCCCGACGGCCTCTGCCGCCCCTGCCACACACCCCACCCGGACCCCACACACGAGCAGGCCACCGGAGCCGACACAGAACGCGACGTCCGCGGCCTCGTCGCCGAACTCCGGGGCATGCTCAAGCGCCCCTGA
- a CDS encoding HelD family protein, with the protein MRQEQQFVSLAHKRLDQLRAGAEAAMHATIAQLSTGRQARVERDIGVAEHSASLAALNAAVTGLCFGRIDRRDGVTYHIGRIGIRQDDAERTPLLIDWRAPVARPFYLATGYEPMGLRRRRHITTQGRTVTGLHDEIMDLADTTRTGYESHDADEVLLAALNSARTGRMGDIVSTIQAEQDHIIRAPQRGVLVVEGGPGTGKTAVALHRAAYLLYADREQLAKRAVLIVGPNPAFLGYIGDVLPSLGETGVLLSTVGELFPGVHATGTDSPAAAAVKGRADMAGVLAEAVRDRQQVPEKGEPIVIAHDDGELILDWDMAVEARHKARETGLPHNLALPTFAFRIIDDLTTQVADRIGADPYGGPNFLGPDDIAQLGKGIAASAEVHAAITSLWPPLTPQEFLAGYLEEPTHLAEDDAELLRRAKKAAWSPADVPLLDEAAELLGADDSAARAAAEAERARQIAYAQGVLDVSYASRTYEFEDKEDIDEDASEVLAAHDIIDAERFAERQEEADHRSAAERAAADRTWTFGHIIVDEAQELSAMAWRLLMRRSPTRSMTLVGDPAQTGDLAGCDSWQEILAPYVQGRWRLARLGVNYRTPAEIMEYAAERRRATDPAFEPPRSIRSTGARPWERTLPLADVAGLAEAQTPAEGRLAVIAPRELHAELTGLDDGPLDLHRPVVLLDPRQAKGLEFDTVLVVAPALMTPNDLYVALTRATQRLGIITPASATPSPAAAE; encoded by the coding sequence ATGCGGCAGGAACAGCAATTCGTCTCCCTCGCCCACAAGCGGCTCGACCAGCTCCGGGCAGGGGCCGAAGCCGCCATGCACGCCACGATCGCGCAGCTCAGCACGGGTCGACAGGCGCGGGTGGAGCGCGACATCGGCGTCGCCGAGCACTCCGCCTCGCTTGCCGCGCTGAATGCCGCCGTCACGGGACTCTGTTTCGGGCGAATTGACAGGCGCGACGGAGTCACCTATCACATCGGGCGCATCGGAATCCGGCAGGACGACGCCGAGCGGACCCCGTTGCTGATCGACTGGCGGGCTCCCGTCGCGCGGCCGTTCTATCTCGCGACCGGGTATGAACCGATGGGGCTGCGCCGCAGGCGGCACATCACCACGCAGGGGCGCACGGTCACCGGGTTGCACGACGAGATCATGGATCTCGCCGACACCACCCGCACCGGATACGAGTCGCACGACGCCGACGAGGTGCTGCTCGCCGCGCTGAACAGCGCCCGCACGGGCCGGATGGGCGACATCGTCTCGACCATCCAGGCCGAGCAGGACCACATCATCCGCGCCCCGCAGCGCGGGGTGCTCGTCGTCGAGGGAGGGCCGGGCACCGGGAAGACAGCGGTAGCGCTGCACCGGGCCGCGTATCTGCTGTACGCGGACCGGGAGCAGCTCGCCAAGCGGGCCGTGCTGATCGTCGGGCCCAACCCGGCTTTCCTCGGCTACATCGGCGACGTGCTGCCCTCGCTCGGTGAGACCGGCGTGCTGCTGTCGACGGTCGGCGAGCTGTTTCCCGGCGTGCACGCCACCGGCACCGACAGCCCCGCGGCCGCCGCCGTCAAGGGCCGGGCGGACATGGCCGGCGTACTGGCCGAGGCCGTACGGGACCGGCAGCAGGTGCCCGAGAAGGGCGAGCCGATCGTCATCGCGCACGACGACGGGGAGCTGATCCTCGACTGGGACATGGCAGTCGAAGCGCGGCACAAGGCCCGCGAGACCGGGCTGCCGCACAATCTCGCCCTGCCCACCTTCGCCTTCCGGATCATCGACGATCTCACCACGCAGGTCGCCGACCGCATCGGCGCCGACCCCTACGGCGGCCCGAACTTCCTCGGCCCCGACGACATCGCCCAGCTCGGCAAGGGCATCGCCGCCAGCGCGGAGGTGCACGCCGCCATCACCTCCCTGTGGCCCCCGCTCACCCCGCAGGAGTTTCTCGCCGGCTATCTGGAGGAGCCCACGCATCTGGCCGAGGACGACGCCGAGCTGCTGCGGCGCGCGAAGAAGGCCGCCTGGTCACCCGCCGACGTGCCCCTCCTCGACGAGGCCGCCGAACTGCTAGGTGCGGACGACTCCGCCGCCCGGGCCGCCGCCGAGGCCGAGCGGGCCCGCCAGATCGCCTACGCGCAGGGCGTCCTCGACGTCTCGTACGCCTCCCGTACCTACGAGTTCGAGGACAAGGAGGACATCGACGAGGACGCCTCCGAGGTCCTCGCGGCGCACGACATCATCGACGCCGAACGGTTCGCCGAGCGTCAGGAGGAGGCCGACCACCGCAGCGCCGCCGAGCGCGCTGCCGCCGACCGGACCTGGACGTTCGGGCACATCATCGTCGACGAGGCGCAGGAACTGTCGGCGATGGCCTGGCGGCTGCTGATGCGCCGCAGCCCGACCCGCTCGATGACCCTGGTCGGCGACCCGGCCCAGACCGGCGACCTGGCAGGCTGCGACTCCTGGCAGGAGATCCTCGCGCCGTACGTCCAAGGCCGCTGGCGGCTGGCCCGGCTCGGGGTCAACTACCGTACGCCCGCCGAGATCATGGAGTACGCGGCCGAGCGGCGCCGGGCCACCGATCCCGCCTTCGAACCCCCGCGCTCCATCCGCTCCACCGGTGCACGGCCCTGGGAACGCACCCTGCCGCTCGCCGACGTGGCCGGGCTCGCCGAGGCCCAGACCCCGGCGGAGGGCAGGCTCGCCGTCATCGCCCCGCGCGAGCTCCACGCGGAACTCACCGGACTCGACGACGGGCCGCTGGATCTGCACCGGCCCGTCGTCCTGCTCGACCCGCGCCAGGCCAAGGGCCTGGAGTTCGACACGGTTCTCGTCGTCGCGCCCGCGCTGATGACACCCAACGATCTCTATGTGGCGCTGACCCGGGCCACCCAGCGGCTCGGGATCATCACACCGGCTTCAGCCACACCGTCGCCGGCGGCGGCAGAGTGA
- a CDS encoding NAD(P)-dependent oxidoreductase: MPTHTNTSSTPVTVAVIGLGAMGRALAGAFLEAGHRTTIWNRSPGKGEELVARGAVRAGSAEEAVRASELVIVCVVDHEASRQILAPLTDAFAGRVLVDLTSDTPDSVRASAAWADAHDVEYLAGAVMVPIEVIGGPEALIFYAGSPSAYDRYGAVLTALGAHAPFLGPDHGLAAAYDMAMLDFFYGSMAGLVHAFALAGAENVPAAAIAPYLRTIVNILPPIVAGTAADIDAKEYNGAGANLAMMTAGVDHVLHAARSRGLDTAQLEAIKAVADRAIAKGHDADSWASTVEAIGG; this comes from the coding sequence ATGCCTACGCATACGAACACCTCGTCCACACCCGTCACTGTGGCCGTCATCGGCCTCGGCGCCATGGGCCGGGCCCTCGCCGGCGCCTTCCTCGAAGCCGGCCACCGCACGACCATTTGGAACCGCTCGCCGGGCAAGGGCGAGGAGCTCGTCGCCCGGGGAGCCGTACGGGCCGGATCGGCCGAAGAAGCCGTACGCGCAAGTGAGTTGGTGATCGTCTGCGTCGTCGACCACGAGGCCTCGCGGCAGATCCTGGCGCCGCTGACGGACGCGTTCGCCGGGCGTGTGCTGGTTGACCTCACCTCGGACACCCCGGACAGTGTCCGTGCCTCCGCGGCCTGGGCGGATGCCCATGACGTCGAATATCTGGCAGGCGCCGTCATGGTGCCCATCGAGGTGATCGGCGGGCCGGAGGCGCTGATCTTCTACGCCGGGTCGCCGTCCGCGTACGACAGGTACGGGGCCGTACTCACGGCGCTCGGCGCCCACGCTCCGTTCCTGGGCCCGGATCACGGACTTGCCGCCGCATACGACATGGCGATGCTGGACTTCTTCTACGGGAGCATGGCGGGGCTGGTCCACGCCTTCGCCCTGGCCGGGGCCGAGAACGTTCCCGCGGCTGCCATCGCCCCGTATCTGCGGACCATCGTGAACATCCTGCCGCCGATCGTGGCCGGGACGGCGGCCGACATCGACGCGAAGGAGTACAACGGCGCGGGTGCCAACCTCGCCATGATGACCGCCGGTGTCGATCACGTGCTGCACGCGGCCCGCAGCAGGGGCCTGGACACGGCGCAACTGGAAGCGATCAAGGCCGTCGCCGACCGTGCCATCGCGAAGGGGCACGATGCCGACTCCTGGGCGAGCACCGTCGAGGCGATCGGCGGCTGA
- a CDS encoding sensor histidine kinase has translation MARGQLRIYLGAAPGVGKTYAMLAEGQRLRSLGADVVVGFVEPHGRRPTAAMADGLETVPRRTSAHRGAAFSEMDLDAVLARRPQVALVDELAHSNVPGARNAKRWQDVEELLDIGIDVVTTLNVQHLESLNDVVRQITGVRQRETLPDEVARRADQIELVDLPPEVLRRRMVHGDVYPPDRIESALTHYFRVGNLTALRELALLWLADRVEEGLQRYRAEHGISVPWETRERILVALSGGPEGETLIRRAARISARTPGTELLALHVVPEDGLTGVDPAVLNAQRTLLESLGGSYHQARGEGVADALLQFAEAESVTQIVLGASRRGRLASFLRAGVGERTVKRSGPIDVHIVTHEEAAGTAVPVFPRPSRGTGPRRYWTALAGAVVLLPVLTLLLTALRDHLGLAGDLVIYLLAVVGVALVGGLYPALFAAVAAALLADYYFTAPMHSLAIERADEIAALVVFIATAALVGTAAGSAAQRTHQAVRATAEAKALSRLATAMMRGQELPALVEQIRENFGLRAISLLERDPEASPVPRWYVVASAGERPPEKPYEADVECPVDDNLTLAARGKGLSTEDQRVLAACAAELGLVHDRGRIVGSGGATDALAAAERTRASLLLAAGRDLRAPLHTAEEALQRLRRRRAGEPVPEETRLLDAARAAVHRAAQLVTDLDDLSRLHAGALDLYLRPVDLNEALGAALDDLGPGGHSIVLRLPEQLPDVIADAALLTRALTALGADALRHSPPDRPPVFTAEARGDRLVIQVKDGTHGPGPEPGKAVARASSTRGDSLALRLSRDLTEAMNGALETTVEDGGAAFSVALTLPSAAPGGGVTFGHAG, from the coding sequence GTGGCACGTGGACAGTTGCGGATCTACCTCGGGGCGGCCCCCGGGGTCGGGAAGACGTACGCCATGCTCGCGGAGGGGCAGCGGCTGCGTTCACTGGGCGCGGATGTCGTCGTGGGCTTCGTCGAACCGCACGGGCGTCGGCCGACCGCGGCCATGGCCGACGGTCTGGAGACGGTTCCCCGGCGTACCTCGGCCCATCGTGGTGCGGCGTTCTCCGAGATGGATCTGGACGCGGTGCTGGCCCGCCGCCCTCAGGTCGCGCTGGTGGACGAGCTGGCCCACTCCAATGTTCCCGGGGCCCGCAATGCCAAGCGGTGGCAGGACGTCGAGGAGCTCCTCGACATCGGCATCGACGTTGTCACCACGCTCAACGTCCAGCACCTGGAATCCCTTAATGACGTGGTCCGGCAGATCACCGGGGTCAGGCAGCGCGAGACGCTGCCCGACGAGGTGGCGCGTCGCGCCGATCAGATCGAGCTGGTCGATCTGCCGCCCGAGGTGCTGCGCCGCCGTATGGTGCACGGCGACGTCTACCCACCGGACCGCATCGAATCCGCCCTCACGCACTACTTCCGGGTAGGCAACCTGACCGCACTGCGGGAACTTGCCCTGCTGTGGCTCGCCGACCGGGTCGAGGAGGGGCTGCAGCGCTACCGGGCCGAACACGGCATCTCCGTTCCTTGGGAGACCCGGGAACGGATTCTCGTGGCCCTGAGCGGTGGCCCGGAGGGCGAGACGCTCATCCGCCGCGCCGCGCGGATCAGCGCTCGTACGCCCGGCACCGAACTGCTGGCCCTCCACGTGGTCCCGGAGGACGGGCTCACCGGCGTCGACCCGGCTGTACTGAACGCGCAGCGCACCCTTCTGGAGTCGCTCGGCGGCAGCTACCACCAGGCCAGGGGCGAGGGGGTTGCCGATGCCTTGCTCCAGTTCGCCGAGGCGGAGAGCGTCACTCAGATCGTGCTGGGTGCGAGCCGGCGCGGCCGTCTCGCCTCCTTTCTGAGAGCAGGTGTGGGAGAGCGGACGGTCAAGCGGTCCGGCCCCATCGACGTGCACATCGTCACCCATGAGGAGGCAGCAGGGACCGCTGTGCCGGTGTTTCCGCGTCCGAGTCGTGGCACGGGCCCACGGCGGTACTGGACCGCGCTGGCCGGCGCCGTGGTGCTGCTGCCCGTACTGACGCTGCTGCTGACCGCGCTCCGCGACCACCTCGGCCTCGCCGGCGACCTGGTGATCTATCTGCTTGCCGTGGTCGGGGTCGCCCTGGTCGGCGGTCTCTACCCCGCACTGTTCGCCGCGGTTGCCGCGGCGCTGCTCGCCGATTACTACTTCACGGCACCGATGCACTCGCTGGCCATCGAGCGCGCCGACGAGATCGCCGCGCTCGTGGTCTTCATCGCCACGGCCGCTCTCGTCGGCACGGCAGCCGGATCAGCCGCACAACGTACGCATCAGGCCGTACGTGCGACAGCGGAGGCGAAGGCGTTGAGCCGCCTGGCCACCGCCATGATGCGCGGCCAGGAGCTGCCGGCACTGGTGGAGCAGATCCGGGAGAACTTCGGCCTCAGAGCGATCAGCCTGCTCGAACGGGATCCCGAGGCATCCCCCGTGCCCCGCTGGTACGTGGTCGCCAGCGCAGGGGAACGGCCGCCGGAAAAGCCCTACGAGGCGGATGTGGAATGCCCGGTCGACGACAACCTCACGCTGGCCGCCCGCGGCAAAGGACTGAGTACGGAGGACCAACGCGTCCTCGCAGCGTGCGCCGCCGAACTGGGACTGGTCCACGACCGGGGACGTATCGTCGGGAGCGGCGGTGCCACGGACGCTCTCGCAGCCGCCGAACGGACCCGGGCATCACTGCTCCTGGCAGCAGGCCGCGATCTGCGCGCGCCCTTGCACACCGCCGAGGAGGCGCTCCAGCGCTTGCGGCGTCGGCGTGCCGGCGAGCCGGTTCCCGAGGAGACGCGGCTTTTGGACGCGGCCCGGGCGGCCGTGCACCGGGCGGCGCAGCTGGTCACCGATCTCGACGATCTGAGCCGTCTGCATGCCGGGGCCCTTGACCTCTACCTCCGCCCGGTCGACCTCAACGAGGCACTGGGCGCCGCCTTGGACGACCTCGGGCCCGGTGGCCACTCGATCGTTCTGCGCCTGCCGGAACAGCTTCCTGACGTGATCGCCGACGCCGCGCTCCTCACCCGTGCCCTGACCGCACTCGGGGCCGACGCACTGCGGCACAGCCCACCGGACCGGCCCCCCGTCTTCACCGCCGAGGCCCGGGGCGACCGGCTGGTGATCCAGGTGAAGGACGGGACGCACGGCCCGGGCCCGGAGCCGGGCAAAGCAGTCGCCCGGGCATCGAGTACCCGCGGTGACAGTCTGGCTCTGCGGCTGTCGCGCGACCTCACCGAAGCCATGAACGGTGCCCTGGAGACGACCGTCGAGGACGGCGGCGCCGCCTTCTCGGTGGCGCTCACTCTTCCGAGCGCCGCGCCCGGTGGCGGCGTGACGTTCGGCCATGCCGGGTGA
- the kdpF gene encoding K(+)-transporting ATPase subunit F has translation MGLIVAVCLVIYLVACLIFPEKF, from the coding sequence GTGGGCTTGATCGTTGCCGTATGCCTCGTGATCTACCTGGTCGCCTGCCTGATTTTCCCTGAGAAATTCTAG
- the kdpA gene encoding potassium-transporting ATPase subunit KdpA: MNDTLAGWLQVLALAVALGLSFRPLGDYTARVLTTDRHGRAERLIYRAGGVNGDADQTWPVYLRSTLAFSAVSVVFLYAFLRLQNHLLLSLGMKPVSPDQSFNTAASFVTNTNWQSYSGESAMGHLVQMAGLAVQNFVSAAVGIAVVAALIRGFVRKKTDRVGNFWVDLTRIVFRVLLPLAFVFAIVLVAAGTIQNFHGIHDITTIAGGHQGMTGGPVASQEAIKQLGTNGGGFYNANSAHPFENPNAFTNLIEIYLLLVIAFSLPRTFGRMVGDNRQGYAIVAVMVLIWGASVALVTVNELHSVSSTAGHAAGGMTEGKETRFGIWASALFAASTTLTSCGAINSSHDSYTPGGGGMTIFNMMLGEIAPGGTGSGLYGILILAIVTVFVAGLMVGRTPEYLGKKLRGREMKFASLYILTTPALVLVGAGLAMAFPGERAAMLNSGPHGFSEVLYAFTSAANNNGSAFAGLSANTVWYNTTLGVVMLVGRFLPMVFVLALAGSLAGQQSIPVTAGTLPTHRPQFVALLIGVILIVVGLTYFPALALGPLAEGLR, encoded by the coding sequence ATGAACGACACTCTCGCGGGATGGCTCCAAGTACTCGCCCTGGCCGTCGCGCTGGGACTCTCGTTTCGGCCGTTGGGCGACTACACGGCCCGCGTCCTGACCACCGATCGCCATGGGCGGGCGGAACGCCTGATCTACCGGGCAGGCGGAGTGAACGGCGACGCCGACCAGACGTGGCCGGTCTACCTGCGCAGCACTCTGGCGTTCTCCGCGGTGTCGGTAGTGTTCCTGTACGCATTCCTTCGCCTGCAGAACCATCTCCTGCTGTCTCTGGGAATGAAGCCGGTCAGCCCGGACCAGTCGTTCAACACCGCGGCATCCTTCGTCACCAATACCAATTGGCAGTCGTATTCCGGTGAATCGGCCATGGGACACCTGGTCCAGATGGCGGGCCTCGCGGTGCAGAATTTCGTCTCGGCGGCTGTGGGTATCGCCGTCGTCGCCGCACTGATCCGGGGCTTCGTCAGGAAGAAGACCGATCGCGTCGGAAATTTCTGGGTCGACCTGACTCGGATCGTGTTTCGCGTTCTACTGCCCCTGGCATTCGTCTTCGCGATCGTTCTGGTGGCCGCAGGTACCATTCAGAATTTCCACGGAATCCACGACATCACCACCATCGCAGGCGGACACCAGGGCATGACCGGGGGCCCCGTCGCCTCCCAGGAGGCCATCAAGCAACTGGGTACCAACGGCGGTGGTTTCTACAACGCGAACTCCGCCCACCCCTTCGAGAACCCCAACGCCTTCACCAACCTGATCGAGATCTACCTCCTGCTGGTCATCGCGTTCTCGCTGCCGCGGACTTTCGGGAGGATGGTCGGCGACAACCGGCAGGGCTACGCGATCGTTGCCGTGATGGTACTGATCTGGGGTGCATCGGTCGCCCTCGTGACCGTCAATGAGCTGCACAGCGTCAGCAGCACGGCAGGTCACGCGGCCGGCGGAATGACGGAGGGCAAGGAGACGCGGTTCGGGATCTGGGCCTCCGCCCTGTTCGCCGCATCCACCACCCTCACGTCGTGCGGAGCGATCAACTCCTCCCACGACTCGTACACGCCGGGCGGCGGCGGAATGACGATCTTCAACATGATGCTGGGGGAGATCGCGCCCGGCGGCACCGGATCCGGGCTCTACGGAATCCTGATCCTGGCGATCGTCACGGTCTTCGTCGCCGGACTGATGGTCGGCCGTACGCCCGAGTACCTGGGCAAGAAACTCCGGGGCCGGGAGATGAAGTTCGCCTCGCTCTACATCCTGACCACGCCCGCGCTCGTGCTGGTCGGTGCGGGGCTGGCGATGGCGTTCCCGGGTGAAAGGGCCGCGATGCTCAACTCCGGACCGCACGGCTTCTCCGAGGTCCTGTACGCCTTCACGTCGGCTGCGAACAACAACGGGTCGGCGTTCGCGGGGCTGAGCGCGAACACCGTCTGGTACAACACCACGCTCGGTGTGGTCATGCTCGTCGGCCGGTTCCTGCCGATGGTGTTCGTTCTGGCGCTCGCCGGCTCGCTCGCCGGGCAGCAGTCCATTCCGGTCACCGCGGGCACCCTGCCCACTCACCGGCCGCAGTTCGTCGCGCTGTTGATCGGAGTGATCCTCATCGTTGTCGGTCTGACGTACTTCCCCGCGCTCGCACTCGGCCCTCTTGCGGAGGGCCTGCGCTGA